From Poecile atricapillus isolate bPoeAtr1 chromosome Z, bPoeAtr1.hap1, whole genome shotgun sequence, one genomic window encodes:
- the LOC131592574 gene encoding endonuclease domain-containing 1 protein-like — protein sequence MLWLLLLQVLASCLWLGHSEVVKSFESSCPQFFFREVPPNEALEPQKPAWICQRYKNQYYFATLYDRKMRIPVYSAYIYQPGPGKRPKTWLVEPQLIGLNYPKTMEKEWTLLNRYNVSLEKLSQSQAILHDYKNLTGLNRGHLNPNGHHDDYSSRMATFTLTNIVPQDEKLNGGAWNNYEQQTMIRRTRDCKTTYAIVGAVPGNNYIAKGRVNKPSYLWSAACCVMDNNYIKAWAVIAENDKNQVQLLTLGELEDTLTELYGRGQVSLFDSDCPRE from the exons atgctgtggctgctgctgctgcaggtgctggcGAGCTGCCTCTGGCTGGGACACAGCGAGGTGGTGAAATCCTTTGAAAGTTCATGTCCTCAGTTTTTTTTCCGGGAGGTCCCCCCAAATGAAGCCCTGGAGCCGCAGAAACCAGCCTGGATCTGCCAGCGCTACAAGAACCAGTATTACTTTGCCACCCTGTATGACAGGAAGATGCGTATTCCTGTCTACTCTGCTTACATCTACCAGCCTGGACCTGGCAAAAGACCTAAAACATGGCTGGTTGAGCCCCAG CTGATTGGCCTAAATTATCCTAAAACTATGGAAAAAGAATGGACACTCTTAAATCGATACAATGTCAGCTTAGAGAAACTCAGCCAGAGCCAGGCTATCCTTCATGATTACAAGAACCTGACGGGTTTGAACCGAGGCCATTTGAACCCCAATGGCCACCATGATGACTACAGCAGCAGGATGGCCACCTTCACCCTCACCAACATAGTGCCCCAGGATGAGAAACTCAATGGCGGTGCCTGGAACAACTACGAGCAGCAAACGATGATCAGGAGGACCCGGGACTGTAAAACCACCTATGCCATCgtgggagctgtgcctgggaaCAACTACATTGCCAAGGGGAGGGTTAATAAACCCAGCTACCTCTGGTCAGCTGCCTGCTGTGTGATGGACAACAACTACATAAAAGCTTGGGCGGTCATCGCTGAGAACGACAAGAACCAGGTTCAGCTCCTCACACTGGGGGAGCTGGAGGACACTTTAACTGAGCTCTAT